A genomic window from Alkalihalobacillus sp. AL-G includes:
- the polA gene encoding DNA polymerase I, whose product MSKNKLVLIDGNSIAYRAFFALPLLNNDKGVYTNAVYGFTTMLLKVIEEEAPTHMVVAFDAGKTTFRHKTFNEYKGGRQKTPPELSEQFPLIRELLDAFKIKRYELEQYEADDIIGTLSKQSNSDEWDVKVITGDKDLLQLVGDNVTVALTRKGITDVDTYDLQHVEERYGLTPEQIIDMKGLMGDSSDNIPGVPGVGEKTAIKLLKEYGTVENVLESIEKISGKKLKEKLEEHKELAEMSKKLATIDQDAPIDVKLDHCDFHQEFSEDVIKLFKELGFNSLLAKYDSEAAEEAEKPAEEIKYDILDEITEEELGSNGAIVIECLEENYHNGDILGFGVVNEKGNYFIPTDIALKSDTLIAWLEDGEIEKYTSDAKQAIVSLAWKGIHLRGVTFDALIASYLLNPSESSHDIPSIASRLGLNAVSSDEAVYGKGAKQKVPDQDMLSEHIVRKASMLQAVVPKLQESIKKNEQDDLFYNLEMPLSLVLGKMEQQGVQVDVKRLEDMGTELEEQLKKIETKIYELVGTEFNINSPKQLGEILFEKLQLPAIKKTKTGYSTSADVLEKLKDKHEVVEEILFFRQLGKLNSTYIEGLLKVVNRETEKIHTRFNQALAQTGRLSSIDPNLQNIPIRLEAGRKIRQAFVPSEKDWVMFASDYSQIELRVLAHIAQDEKLIDAFNNELDIHTKTAMDVFHVSEDEVTSDMRRQAKAVNFGIVYGISDYGLSQSLGITRKEAGQFIQRYFESFPGVKQYMDDIVQQAKQDGYVTTMLNRRRYLPEITSRNFNLRSFAERTAMNTPIQGSAADIIKKAMVSMAERLKAEGLQTRMLLQVHDELIFEAPKEEIEILERIVPDVMEQAIQIDVPLKVDYSYGDTWYDAK is encoded by the coding sequence ATGAGTAAAAATAAACTCGTATTGATCGATGGAAATAGTATTGCTTACCGAGCGTTTTTTGCATTGCCCCTTTTAAATAATGATAAAGGGGTTTATACGAATGCAGTTTATGGATTTACTACCATGCTTTTAAAGGTAATTGAAGAAGAAGCACCAACTCATATGGTTGTTGCATTTGATGCAGGGAAAACAACTTTCCGCCATAAGACGTTTAATGAATATAAGGGCGGAAGACAAAAGACACCACCAGAACTTTCGGAACAGTTCCCATTGATTCGTGAGCTTTTAGATGCGTTTAAAATCAAACGGTATGAGCTTGAACAATACGAAGCAGATGACATTATCGGAACATTATCGAAACAATCCAATTCTGATGAATGGGATGTCAAGGTCATTACAGGTGATAAGGATTTATTGCAGCTTGTTGGTGATAATGTGACCGTCGCTCTTACTAGAAAAGGAATTACAGACGTTGATACATACGATCTTCAACATGTAGAAGAACGATATGGGCTGACTCCTGAACAGATTATCGATATGAAGGGGCTAATGGGTGATAGCTCTGATAACATTCCTGGGGTTCCGGGTGTTGGAGAGAAGACGGCTATCAAGCTCCTAAAAGAGTACGGGACCGTTGAAAACGTACTTGAATCGATTGAAAAGATTTCCGGGAAAAAGCTTAAAGAGAAGCTTGAAGAACATAAAGAATTGGCCGAAATGAGTAAAAAGCTTGCGACGATCGATCAGGATGCTCCGATCGACGTGAAGCTGGATCACTGTGATTTCCATCAAGAGTTCTCAGAAGATGTAATCAAGTTGTTCAAGGAGCTTGGGTTCAATTCTTTACTCGCAAAGTATGATAGTGAAGCTGCTGAAGAGGCGGAAAAACCTGCAGAAGAAATCAAGTATGACATCCTTGATGAAATTACGGAAGAGGAACTCGGTTCAAACGGAGCAATTGTCATAGAGTGTTTAGAAGAAAACTATCATAATGGTGATATTTTAGGATTCGGAGTTGTAAATGAAAAAGGGAATTATTTTATACCTACGGACATCGCGTTAAAATCAGATACGTTAATCGCGTGGCTTGAGGATGGAGAAATTGAAAAATATACTTCTGATGCTAAACAAGCAATCGTTTCATTAGCCTGGAAGGGGATACATTTGAGAGGGGTCACATTTGATGCACTCATTGCCTCTTATCTGTTAAACCCATCTGAATCTTCTCATGATATTCCTTCTATTGCATCACGTCTCGGCCTGAACGCTGTGTCCAGTGATGAAGCCGTGTATGGAAAAGGAGCCAAACAAAAGGTTCCGGATCAGGATATGCTAAGCGAACATATCGTACGGAAGGCAAGTATGCTTCAAGCAGTTGTTCCTAAATTGCAGGAAAGCATAAAGAAAAACGAACAGGATGACTTGTTTTATAACCTCGAGATGCCTTTATCGTTAGTGCTTGGCAAGATGGAGCAGCAGGGTGTACAGGTCGATGTGAAACGACTTGAGGATATGGGTACTGAACTCGAAGAACAGCTTAAGAAAATAGAAACTAAAATTTATGAGCTAGTCGGTACAGAGTTCAATATCAATTCACCAAAACAGCTTGGAGAGATTCTGTTTGAAAAATTGCAGCTTCCAGCTATCAAGAAAACAAAAACTGGATACTCAACCTCAGCGGATGTGCTTGAAAAGCTGAAGGACAAACATGAGGTGGTCGAAGAAATTCTTTTTTTCCGTCAGCTAGGTAAATTGAATTCTACCTATATCGAGGGCTTGTTGAAGGTTGTGAACCGTGAAACCGAAAAGATTCATACGCGGTTCAATCAGGCGCTAGCGCAAACTGGCCGTCTAAGTTCGATTGATCCCAACCTTCAAAACATCCCAATTCGCTTAGAGGCGGGCAGAAAAATAAGACAAGCATTCGTACCTTCAGAAAAAGATTGGGTCATGTTTGCATCAGATTACTCGCAGATCGAGTTAAGAGTTTTAGCGCATATTGCTCAGGACGAAAAATTGATTGATGCCTTTAACAATGAATTAGATATCCACACGAAAACGGCAATGGACGTTTTTCATGTTTCAGAGGATGAGGTTACTTCTGACATGCGTCGACAAGCAAAGGCCGTTAATTTCGGTATCGTTTATGGGATCAGTGATTATGGTCTTTCTCAAAGTCTTGGTATTACCCGAAAAGAGGCAGGCCAATTTATTCAGCGTTATTTTGAAAGCTTCCCGGGTGTAAAGCAATATATGGACGATATTGTACAGCAGGCGAAGCAAGATGGCTATGTCACAACGATGTTGAACCGCAGAAGATATCTCCCGGAAATTACGAGCCGGAATTTCAATTTAAGAAGCTTCGCGGAACGAACCGCTATGAATACACCGATTCAAGGTTCTGCCGCTGATATCATCAAAAAAGCGATGGTCAGTATGGCTGAACGTTTAAAGGCAGAGGGTTTACAGACGAGGATGCTTTTACAAGTACACGATGAATTGATTTTCGAAGCACCTAAGGAAGAGATCGAGATACTGGAGAGGATCGTTCCAGATGTCATGGAGCAAGCAATACAGATAGATGTTCCATTAAAAGTGGATTATTCCTATGGCGACACATGGTACGATGCTAAGTAA
- the pnpS gene encoding two-component system histidine kinase PnpS, producing MSNFRGRILNAFVVFTSIIFLLLGFLIANLSIGGIERQKVEAYETQLRLVAKSVQDNRDIEEPLEHLAEELDGGLTYYSGDGDVIESTISGRELVDSDRFKKVTNNVQQLKREGYTDFVIALTEGDSLDGFLVLTISDQTFKNDVRKIWFPILFSLFFGYCILIYLTFRLTNKLANPVDDAVRVASELARGNYKARSHEYQLRESGELNHSLNVLARNLEQITRSREAEQERMKTVIENMGSGLLLIDSKGYINLMNRFYKETFLVDGNVLNDKMYHEIMPHEDVVELVKETFLTEKIVRKQVLLSVGITRKHFDVTCVPILGQYENLKGIVLVFHDITELKNLEQVRKDFVANVSHELRTPVTSLKGFAETLLDGAMDNKELRTKFLTIIWKESDRLQRLINDLLDFTKMEQANFQLELQRIDVGLIINDVKNLLETRANEKDIHFVVSTCDDLQIEGDALRIKQILINLVNNAISYTPSGGTVQLIGSEEPGAVNVTVKDTGIGMDDEEIPRIFERFYRIDKARSRNSGGTGLGLAIVKHLVEAHKGSIQVKSANDAGTTFLLSFPKIKK from the coding sequence ATGAGCAACTTTCGCGGGCGAATTTTAAATGCCTTTGTCGTTTTCACAAGCATCATCTTTCTCTTACTAGGCTTTTTAATTGCAAACCTTTCAATCGGAGGTATTGAACGTCAGAAGGTTGAAGCTTATGAAACCCAATTACGGCTGGTCGCAAAGTCTGTTCAGGACAATAGGGATATCGAAGAACCGCTGGAGCATTTAGCAGAAGAATTAGATGGCGGGCTCACGTATTATTCCGGAGACGGTGATGTTATTGAATCAACGATATCCGGTAGGGAATTGGTTGATTCTGACCGTTTTAAAAAGGTGACAAATAATGTTCAACAATTGAAGCGTGAAGGGTACACCGACTTTGTAATTGCTCTGACAGAAGGAGATTCATTGGATGGATTCCTTGTCCTAACAATTTCAGATCAAACCTTTAAAAATGATGTACGGAAAATATGGTTTCCCATATTGTTTTCACTATTTTTTGGGTATTGTATTTTAATCTATTTAACCTTCCGACTTACGAACAAGCTTGCTAATCCAGTTGATGATGCCGTGAGAGTTGCAAGTGAGCTTGCACGTGGAAATTACAAAGCTAGAAGCCATGAGTATCAGCTAAGGGAATCGGGCGAACTTAACCATTCCCTTAATGTCCTTGCACGTAATCTTGAGCAAATAACACGTTCAAGGGAAGCGGAGCAAGAGCGGATGAAGACTGTGATTGAAAATATGGGAAGCGGACTTCTCTTGATCGATTCTAAAGGATATATAAATCTGATGAACCGCTTTTATAAAGAAACGTTTTTAGTGGATGGGAACGTCTTGAACGATAAAATGTACCATGAAATAATGCCGCATGAAGATGTAGTTGAGCTCGTGAAGGAAACTTTCCTCACAGAAAAAATTGTTCGTAAGCAGGTTCTTTTATCGGTTGGAATCACACGAAAGCACTTTGATGTTACTTGTGTACCGATTTTAGGTCAGTATGAAAACTTAAAGGGAATCGTTCTTGTGTTTCATGACATTACAGAACTGAAAAACCTCGAACAAGTACGAAAAGATTTTGTTGCGAATGTTTCCCACGAACTTCGGACACCTGTTACGTCACTGAAAGGCTTTGCTGAAACTCTGCTGGATGGTGCGATGGATAACAAAGAACTTCGAACAAAGTTCTTAACGATAATTTGGAAGGAAAGTGACCGTCTTCAAAGACTGATCAATGATTTGCTCGATTTTACGAAAATGGAACAGGCGAATTTTCAGCTGGAATTGCAAAGAATTGATGTTGGGCTGATTATTAATGATGTCAAAAACTTACTTGAAACACGAGCGAATGAAAAAGATATACATTTCGTTGTTTCAACATGCGATGATCTCCAGATTGAAGGGGATGCCTTGAGGATCAAGCAAATTTTGATCAACCTTGTTAATAATGCAATAAGCTATACCCCTTCTGGAGGTACTGTTCAGTTAATCGGCAGTGAAGAGCCAGGGGCTGTAAATGTGACTGTAAAGGATACCGGAATTGGAATGGATGATGAGGAAATCCCACGCATATTTGAAAGGTTCTATCGAATTGATAAAGCACGAAGTAGAAATTCTGGTGGAACAGGACTTGGACTCGCAATCGTCAAACATTTAGTCGAAGCACATAAAGGCTCGATTCAGGTGAAAAGTGCAAACGATGCAGGTACGACATTTCTCCTGTCATTTCCTAAAATCAAAAAATAA
- a CDS encoding response regulator transcription factor — protein sequence MNEKILVVEDEESINTLLQFNLEQAGFEVITALDGIKGLELAKAETPDLLVLDLMLPGMDGLDICKNLRQTQHMIPILMLTAKDDEFDKVLGLELGADDYMTKPFSPREVVARVKAILRRSQITTSSDRADSNTEFLEIGDLKVFPENYEAFFQERALELTPKEFELLVYLVKNKSRVLSREQLLSAIWNYDFVGDTRIVDVHISHLREKIEQNTRKPIYIKTIRGLGYKLEGPQ from the coding sequence ATGAACGAGAAAATATTGGTTGTTGAAGATGAAGAATCGATTAACACACTGCTTCAATTCAATTTAGAGCAGGCTGGTTTTGAAGTGATCACTGCTTTGGATGGGATAAAGGGGTTAGAACTAGCAAAAGCTGAAACACCCGATTTGCTTGTTCTTGACTTGATGCTGCCAGGTATGGATGGATTAGACATATGTAAGAATCTCCGTCAAACTCAACACATGATTCCAATCTTGATGCTGACAGCAAAGGATGATGAGTTTGATAAAGTGTTAGGTCTTGAGCTTGGTGCAGATGATTATATGACAAAACCCTTTAGTCCAAGAGAAGTCGTTGCACGTGTTAAAGCAATTTTAAGAAGAAGTCAAATAACTACGTCATCAGATCGTGCTGATTCTAATACAGAATTTCTTGAAATCGGTGATTTAAAGGTCTTTCCTGAAAACTATGAAGCCTTCTTTCAAGAGCGCGCACTTGAATTGACACCGAAGGAATTCGAACTACTCGTTTATCTTGTCAAAAATAAAAGCCGTGTCCTCTCAAGAGAGCAATTACTCAGTGCAATTTGGAATTATGATTTTGTGGGGGATACGAGGATCGTCGATGTACATATTAGCCATCTTCGGGAAAAAATTGAACAAAATACACGGAAACCGATCTATATAAAGACGATTCGGGGATTAGGGTATAAACTGGAGGGCCCTCAATAG
- a CDS encoding MaoC/PaaZ C-terminal domain-containing protein, which yields MLLGKKRKIGRKIEEINIGEKLEITETIEDKDILLYLGLTDDNNPLFIQHDYASLTPFKKPVVPQIMLLGFVTSSISKFLPGPGSCIIRQNISFPNPVHHYATIVLKFEVTGVDSENHLVTIGIKGFDESQEVIIDGDIDVCPPYPPRSITARTFDNF from the coding sequence ATGTTACTAGGGAAAAAACGAAAAATCGGACGAAAAATCGAAGAAATCAATATTGGGGAGAAATTAGAAATTACTGAAACCATTGAGGATAAAGATATTCTTCTTTATTTAGGGTTAACGGACGACAATAATCCGCTTTTCATCCAACATGATTATGCATCATTGACTCCGTTTAAGAAACCAGTTGTTCCACAGATAATGTTGCTAGGTTTTGTTACGTCATCAATCAGCAAATTCCTTCCTGGTCCAGGGAGTTGTATTATTAGACAGAACATTTCGTTTCCAAATCCTGTCCACCACTATGCAACGATTGTATTAAAGTTTGAAGTGACAGGGGTAGATTCAGAGAACCATCTTGTGACCATCGGAATCAAAGGATTCGATGAATCACAGGAGGTCATTATCGACGGGGATATCGATGTATGTCCACCGTATCCACCGCGTTCGATTACTGCTAGAACGTTCGATAATTTTTAG
- the mdh gene encoding malate dehydrogenase, producing MANRRNKISVIGGGFTGATTAFIAGQKELGDVVLVDIPNMEDPTKGKALDMLEASPVQGFDSKITGTANYEDTADSDIVVITAGIARKPGMSRDDLVNTNAKIMKSVTQEIVKYSPDCTIIVLTNPVDAMSYTVLKESGFPKNRVIGQSGILDTARFCTFVAEELNLSVKDIRGFVLGGHGDDMVPLIRYSNAGGIPLDKLIDKDRLDAIVERTRKGGGEIVQLLGNGSAYYAPAASLVEMVEAILKDQRRVLPAIAYLEGEYGYDGICLGVPTILGGNGLEEIIELDLTDEEKAELDKSADSVRNVMNVLS from the coding sequence ATGGCAAACAGGCGAAACAAAATCTCTGTAATCGGTGGCGGCTTTACTGGTGCTACTACTGCATTTATCGCTGGACAAAAAGAACTTGGAGATGTCGTTCTTGTAGATATTCCAAATATGGAAGACCCTACAAAAGGTAAAGCGCTTGATATGCTAGAGGCAAGTCCTGTTCAAGGATTTGATTCAAAGATTACTGGTACGGCCAACTATGAAGATACAGCAGATTCTGACATCGTTGTCATTACTGCAGGTATTGCACGTAAGCCTGGGATGAGCCGTGATGACCTCGTAAATACAAATGCTAAAATCATGAAAAGTGTCACTCAGGAAATCGTAAAATATTCTCCGGATTGTACAATCATTGTCTTAACGAATCCTGTGGATGCAATGTCATATACCGTACTGAAAGAATCCGGTTTCCCTAAAAATCGAGTGATCGGTCAATCCGGTATTCTCGATACAGCACGTTTCTGTACATTCGTTGCTGAAGAGTTGAATCTGTCAGTTAAGGACATCCGCGGCTTTGTTCTTGGTGGACATGGGGACGATATGGTTCCATTGATCCGTTACTCGAATGCTGGAGGGATTCCACTAGATAAGTTAATCGACAAGGACCGACTGGATGCTATTGTTGAGCGTACCCGAAAAGGCGGCGGTGAAATCGTTCAACTATTAGGTAACGGCAGTGCTTATTATGCACCAGCGGCTTCACTAGTCGAGATGGTTGAAGCGATTCTGAAGGATCAACGCCGTGTACTTCCAGCCATTGCTTACCTTGAAGGAGAATATGGGTACGATGGTATTTGTCTAGGAGTACCGACCATCCTTGGTGGAAATGGACTTGAAGAAATCATCGAGCTTGATCTTACAGATGAAGAAAAAGCTGAGCTTGATAAGTCTGCTGACTCCGTACGCAATGTCATGAATGTTTTATCGTAA
- the icd gene encoding NADP-dependent isocitrate dehydrogenase, producing MILSNGERITVDNGVLNVPNNPIIPFIEGDGTGPDIWAAASKVLEGAVKKAYNGEKEIVWKEVLAGQKAYDKTGEWLPSETLDVINEYILAIKGPLTTPVGGGIRSLNVALRQELDLFTCLRPVRYFTGVPSPVKKPEDTDMVIFRENTEDIYAGIEYAKGSDEVKKVIQFLQEEMGANKIRFPETSGIGIKPVSEEGTKRLVRAAIEYALNEGRKSVTLVHKGNIMKFTEGAFKNWGYEVAEQEFGDKVFTWAEYDRIVEKDGKDAANKAQSEAEAAGKIIIKDSIADIFLQQILTRPAEFDVVATMNLNGDYVSDALAAQVGGIGIAPGANINYETGHAIFEATHGTAPKYAGMDKVNPSSVILSGVLMLEHIGWNEAADMIIKSMEKTIASKVVTYDFARLMEGATEVKCSEFGDELIKNME from the coding sequence ATGATTTTGTCAAACGGAGAACGTATTACAGTAGATAATGGTGTTTTAAACGTACCGAACAACCCGATTATCCCATTTATTGAAGGAGATGGAACGGGTCCAGATATTTGGGCGGCAGCATCAAAGGTTTTAGAAGGTGCGGTTAAGAAAGCATACAATGGCGAGAAAGAGATTGTTTGGAAAGAGGTCCTTGCTGGTCAAAAGGCATATGACAAAACAGGGGAATGGTTACCTTCAGAAACGCTTGATGTAATCAATGAATACATATTGGCTATCAAGGGACCATTGACTACACCAGTCGGCGGCGGTATCCGCTCCTTGAACGTAGCGCTGCGTCAGGAACTAGACCTTTTTACATGCTTGCGTCCTGTACGTTATTTCACTGGTGTACCATCACCTGTTAAAAAGCCTGAAGATACAGATATGGTCATTTTCCGTGAAAATACTGAAGATATCTATGCTGGTATTGAGTATGCAAAAGGATCCGACGAAGTGAAGAAAGTGATCCAATTCCTTCAAGAGGAAATGGGGGCAAACAAGATTCGTTTCCCTGAGACATCTGGAATCGGAATCAAGCCGGTTTCTGAGGAAGGTACGAAACGTCTTGTTCGAGCGGCGATTGAGTATGCACTTAACGAAGGCCGTAAGAGCGTAACCCTTGTGCACAAAGGGAACATTATGAAGTTCACTGAAGGTGCCTTTAAGAACTGGGGTTATGAGGTTGCTGAACAAGAATTTGGAGATAAAGTGTTCACATGGGCTGAATATGACCGTATCGTTGAAAAAGACGGTAAGGACGCTGCAAACAAAGCACAATCCGAAGCAGAAGCAGCAGGGAAAATCATCATCAAGGATTCCATTGCGGACATTTTCCTACAACAAATTTTGACTCGTCCTGCAGAGTTCGATGTCGTTGCAACAATGAACCTGAATGGTGATTACGTTTCTGATGCTTTAGCCGCACAGGTTGGTGGTATCGGAATTGCGCCAGGAGCAAACATCAACTACGAAACAGGACATGCTATTTTTGAAGCAACTCATGGTACAGCACCAAAGTATGCTGGTATGGATAAAGTTAATCCGTCTTCCGTTATTCTTTCTGGAGTATTAATGCTTGAGCACATCGGTTGGAACGAAGCTGCCGACATGATCATCAAGTCTATGGAAAAAACAATCGCAAGCAAGGTTGTAACGTATGACTTCGCTCGTTTAATGGAAGGCGCAACGGAAGTTAAATGTTCTGAGTTCGGTGACGAACTCATCAAAAATATGGAGTAG
- the citZ gene encoding citrate synthase has protein sequence MTTTRGLEGIVATTSSVSSIIDGVLTYRGYNIDDLADHASFEEVVYLLWYGKLPTEKELNEFKGKLSSQYAVPSQVMDMLKQYPLGEIHPMAGVRTAVSSLGLYDENADNMSEEANLNKSISLLAKLSTIVAAFSRLRDGKEVIEPKEDLSYAANFLYMLNGKEPDEISVNAINKALVLHADHELNASTFTARVCVATLSDVYSGVTAAIGALKGPLHGGANERVMKMLSDVGEVENVEPYLKDALERKEKIMGFGHRVYKDGDPRAKHLREMSKQLTSITGETKWYEMSVKLDELMTKEKGLLPNVDFYSASVYHSLGLKHDLFTPIFAMSRLSGWLAHILEQYDNNRLIRPRAEYTGPSMQQFVSIENR, from the coding sequence ATGACAACAACTAGAGGTTTAGAAGGCATTGTAGCCACAACATCCTCAGTAAGTTCCATTATTGATGGTGTACTAACATATCGAGGCTATAATATTGACGATCTTGCAGATCATGCTAGCTTTGAAGAGGTCGTATACTTACTATGGTACGGGAAGCTACCAACGGAAAAAGAATTGAATGAATTCAAGGGGAAACTGTCTTCACAGTATGCAGTTCCTTCACAGGTTATGGACATGCTTAAACAGTATCCACTCGGTGAAATTCATCCGATGGCAGGAGTTCGTACAGCCGTTTCCTCATTAGGGTTATATGATGAGAACGCGGATAATATGAGTGAAGAGGCAAACCTTAACAAATCAATCAGCTTGTTAGCTAAACTATCCACAATCGTTGCAGCGTTCTCACGATTACGTGATGGTAAAGAAGTAATTGAGCCGAAAGAAGACCTAAGCTATGCGGCAAACTTCCTTTACATGCTGAACGGAAAAGAACCGGACGAGATATCAGTAAACGCGATTAATAAAGCATTGGTATTGCACGCTGATCACGAATTGAATGCATCGACATTTACAGCACGCGTATGTGTTGCAACATTATCTGATGTTTACTCTGGGGTGACCGCTGCGATTGGTGCTTTAAAAGGGCCGTTACACGGTGGAGCAAACGAGCGTGTTATGAAGATGCTATCTGATGTTGGGGAAGTAGAAAATGTTGAACCTTACCTCAAGGATGCTCTTGAACGAAAAGAGAAAATCATGGGATTCGGACATCGTGTTTACAAGGACGGAGATCCACGAGCAAAACATCTTCGTGAAATGTCCAAGCAATTAACAAGCATTACCGGTGAGACAAAATGGTATGAAATGTCTGTTAAGCTTGATGAGTTGATGACAAAGGAAAAAGGATTGCTGCCGAATGTCGATTTCTACTCGGCATCTGTATACCACAGCCTCGGTCTTAAGCACGATCTATTCACTCCAATCTTTGCAATGAGCAGATTATCAGGCTGGTTAGCTCATATTCTTGAACAATATGATAATAATCGATTGATTCGTCCACGTGCAGAATATACTGGACCTTCAATGCAACAATTTGTATCAATTGAAAATCGATAA
- a CDS encoding DUF441 domain-containing protein, whose translation MLDQASLFLVVLLAIALMAKNKSLIIAVAFLLIIKWVGLGDRFFPLIQKRGIEWGVIIITVAVLIPIATGEIGFKQLGEAMKSYYGWIALGSGIAVALIAASGIKLLTEDPHITTTLVIGTILAVSLFNGIAVGPLIGAGIAYLAIRIVQLITG comes from the coding sequence ATGCTTGACCAAGCATCCCTATTCCTCGTTGTTCTTCTGGCTATTGCTTTAATGGCAAAAAATAAATCATTGATCATAGCAGTTGCCTTTCTTCTCATAATTAAATGGGTCGGTTTAGGTGACCGGTTCTTTCCGTTAATACAAAAAAGAGGGATCGAATGGGGAGTCATAATAATTACAGTCGCTGTTCTAATTCCAATTGCAACCGGGGAAATAGGATTTAAACAATTAGGCGAAGCAATGAAGTCCTATTACGGGTGGATCGCTCTTGGATCAGGGATTGCAGTTGCTCTGATTGCTGCAAGCGGTATTAAGCTTTTGACCGAAGATCCACATATTACCACTACATTAGTTATAGGTACGATTTTAGCAGTAAGCCTTTTCAATGGAATCGCAGTAGGTCCTTTGATAGGAGCGGGTATAGCTTATCTGGCGATACGCATCGTTCAATTGATCACGGGATGA